One stretch of Deinococcus taeanensis DNA includes these proteins:
- a CDS encoding SDR family NAD(P)-dependent oxidoreductase, translating to MNLTFDGQTVIVTGAAHGFGRAIAHAFAADGAQVYACDVQDAGLQDTARLAAAGPPLRARHLDVTDPAAVQAVIGAAAQETGRIDVLVNNAGGVLGQVGRPLEEITPEDWRAIFAVNVDGAFLCAQAAAPHMKRQRRGRIVNISSGAGLGVSLTGIQAYASAKAAQIGLTRQLAHELGEFGITVNNVAPGFVRSNPTTERQWESYGEDGQRRLVQGLALRRLGSPQDIAAAVQFFASDQAGWITGQVLSVDGGR from the coding sequence ATGAACCTCACCTTCGACGGGCAGACCGTGATCGTGACCGGCGCGGCGCACGGCTTCGGCCGCGCCATCGCCCACGCCTTCGCCGCCGACGGCGCCCAGGTGTACGCCTGCGACGTGCAGGACGCCGGGCTGCAGGACACCGCCCGCCTCGCCGCGGCCGGCCCGCCGCTGCGCGCCCGGCACCTGGACGTCACCGACCCGGCCGCCGTGCAGGCCGTCATCGGCGCGGCCGCGCAGGAGACCGGCCGCATCGACGTGCTCGTCAACAACGCCGGCGGCGTGCTCGGGCAGGTGGGCCGCCCGCTCGAGGAGATCACGCCCGAAGACTGGCGCGCGATCTTCGCGGTGAACGTGGACGGCGCGTTTCTGTGCGCGCAGGCCGCCGCGCCGCACATGAAACGCCAGCGGCGCGGGCGGATCGTCAACATCTCCTCCGGCGCCGGGCTGGGCGTCAGTCTCACCGGCATCCAGGCGTACGCGAGCGCCAAAGCCGCGCAGATCGGCCTGACCCGGCAGCTCGCCCATGAACTCGGCGAGTTCGGCATTACCGTGAACAACGTCGCGCCGGGCTTCGTGCGCAGCAACCCCACCACCGAGCGGCAGTGGGAGAGCTACGGCGAGGACGGCCAGCGGCGCCTGGTGCAGGGCCTCGCCCTGCGGCGCCTGGGCAGCCCGCAGGACATCGCCGCGGCCGTGCAGTTCTTCGCGTCCGATCAGGCCGGCTGGATCACCGGGCAGGTCCTGAGCGTGGACGGCGGCCGGTGA
- a CDS encoding ketopantoate reductase family protein — protein MSAADPAVGRVLVWGAGAIGGTIGAYLARAGHDVTFVDRAEDHVQAITRAGLHVTGPFGDFRVQAPAFTPVTLRGEWDTVLLCTKAQDTQAAGEQLAPHLTQSGAVVSIQNGLNPLILNGTLGAPRVLGSFVNFGADYLEPGTVHYAGRGAVVIGEQSGELSARARALHALLRTFEPDAVLSPNIMGYLWGKLAYGALLFATAVTNDSIADALARPEDRALYTELGREVLRVTLAHGVTPEAFNGFDPRAFLPQASAAQAHASLDELVAFNRRSAKTHSGIWRDLAVRRRRTEVDAQLGWVVHFGALHGVPTPISARLVELIHDIEAGRRELSRDNIAELRRQLGQVQA, from the coding sequence GTGAGCGCCGCTGACCCTGCCGTCGGCCGCGTGCTCGTGTGGGGCGCGGGCGCCATCGGCGGCACCATCGGCGCGTACCTCGCGCGCGCCGGGCACGACGTGACTTTCGTCGACCGCGCCGAGGACCACGTGCAGGCCATCACCCGCGCCGGCCTGCACGTCACCGGGCCCTTCGGCGACTTCCGCGTGCAGGCCCCGGCGTTCACGCCAGTCACGCTGCGCGGCGAGTGGGACACCGTCCTGCTGTGCACCAAGGCGCAGGACACCCAGGCCGCCGGCGAGCAGCTCGCGCCTCACCTGACGCAGAGCGGCGCGGTGGTGTCCATCCAGAACGGCCTCAACCCCCTGATTCTCAACGGCACGCTCGGCGCGCCGCGGGTGCTGGGCAGCTTCGTGAACTTCGGCGCCGACTACCTCGAGCCCGGCACGGTGCACTACGCCGGGCGCGGCGCGGTCGTGATCGGCGAGCAGAGCGGCGAACTCAGCGCCCGCGCCCGCGCCCTGCACGCCCTGCTGCGCACCTTCGAACCGGACGCGGTGCTCAGCCCCAACATCATGGGCTACCTGTGGGGCAAACTCGCCTACGGCGCGCTGCTGTTCGCCACGGCCGTCACCAACGACAGCATCGCCGACGCGCTCGCCCGCCCCGAGGACCGCGCGCTGTACACCGAACTTGGCCGCGAGGTGCTGCGCGTCACCCTGGCGCACGGCGTCACGCCCGAAGCGTTCAACGGCTTCGATCCCCGCGCCTTCCTGCCGCAGGCCAGCGCCGCGCAGGCCCACGCCAGCCTCGACGAGCTCGTGGCCTTCAACCGCCGCAGCGCCAAGACGCACAGCGGCATCTGGCGCGACCTCGCCGTGCGCCGGCGGCGCACCGAGGTGGACGCGCAACTCGGCTGGGTGGTGCATTTCGGCGCCCTGCACGGCGTGCCCACGCCCATCTCGGCGCGCCTGGTGGAACTGATCCACGACATTGAAGCGGGCCGGCGGGAACTGAGCCGCGACAACATCGCCGAGCTGCGCAGGCAGCTGGGGCAGGTTCAGGCATGA
- a CDS encoding creatininase family protein, which translates to MTPIERQNWMQVEQYLQRDDRCVLPLGSTEQHAYLSLCVDNILPERLAREAAAPLGVPVFPVVPYGVTPYFRAYPGSVTLRVSTYLAVVRDLLDGLHEQGFRRILIVNGHGGNSPAQGFVGEWMADHPGTRVKFHNWWNAPQVWAQVQATDPNASHASWMENFPWTRLDGVTLPGGEKAPADLNVLRLLAPQELRAYLGEGNYGGRFQRPDADMQAIWDVAVSETRALLDGGWSL; encoded by the coding sequence ATGACCCCGATTGAGCGTCAGAACTGGATGCAGGTCGAGCAGTACCTGCAGCGCGACGACCGCTGCGTGCTGCCGCTGGGCAGCACCGAGCAGCACGCCTACCTCAGCCTGTGCGTGGACAACATCCTGCCCGAACGCCTGGCCCGCGAAGCGGCCGCGCCGCTGGGCGTGCCGGTGTTCCCGGTCGTGCCGTACGGCGTCACGCCGTACTTCCGCGCGTACCCCGGCAGCGTGACCCTGCGCGTGAGCACCTACCTCGCGGTGGTCCGCGACCTGCTTGACGGCCTGCACGAACAGGGCTTCCGGCGGATCCTGATCGTCAACGGCCACGGTGGCAACAGTCCCGCGCAGGGCTTCGTGGGCGAGTGGATGGCCGACCATCCCGGCACCCGCGTGAAATTCCACAACTGGTGGAACGCCCCGCAGGTGTGGGCGCAGGTGCAGGCCACCGACCCCAACGCCAGCCACGCCTCCTGGATGGAGAACTTCCCCTGGACCCGCCTGGACGGCGTGACGCTGCCCGGCGGGGAAAAAGCCCCCGCCGACCTGAATGTGCTGCGCCTGCTCGCCCCGCAGGAACTGCGCGCCTACCTCGGCGAAGGCAACTACGGCGGGCGCTTCCAGCGGCCCGACGCGGACATGCAGGCCATCTGGGACGTGGCCGTGAGCGAAACCCGCGCGCTGCTCGACGGCGGGTGGTCGCTGTGA